From the Martelella mediterranea DSM 17316 genome, one window contains:
- a CDS encoding efflux RND transporter permease subunit has product MANFFINRPVFAWVIAIVIMLIGGLGISQLPISQYPQIAPTTISLSASYPGASARTVETTVTNVIEDGLTGFDDMLYLTSTSSPGLSQISVIFGPGIDPEIAQVEVQNKLQLVQPQLPDVVRNLGITVSRSSSSFLMVVALTDSSGQYSAADLGNIIDSSINDSIARLEGVGSVQGFYTPYAMRVWLDPYKLNQYNLTVADVSNAIQAQNQQVAVGDIGGNPSVEGQQLSITAVSATQLENVTEFENIILKSTENGATVTLSDVGRVELGQQYYQFYTYYNGLPAAGFAIELANGANAIDTSKAVTDFMDSIKPSLPQGVDVIYPYDTTPFVELSIEQVVHTLFEAIVLVFVVLLVFLQNLRATLIATLVVPVVLLGAFGVLAFAGFSINTLTMFAMVLAIGLLVDDAIVVVENVERIMHEDGLPPKEATQKSMGEIQGALIGIVMVLTAVFIPMAFIGGSTGIIYRQFSITIVAAMILSVMVAMIFTPALCATLLKPVDPTKKDRGLSGYFNRGFERVTNGYIHGVALMLRWLIPVFAVFAVLLFGVYHYFTQLPESFLPDEDQGSLFVIVNLPTGATTERTGAVTEQVGAYFRNQEKDAVEAVFTVLGFSFAGQGQNYAMAFIELKPFDDRTDKNLTAAAVAQRANGYFYMNVRDAQVYVVQPPSIPGLGQSTGWTGYVVDSGNQGQEATLAVTNRIIRQMNQGGIAAQVRTDTQPDETQLKIAIDDQKAGAYGVSIAEATGMLSTIYAGSNINNFTLDDKVKKVYVQGDTPYRMQPEDIYRWYARNLSGDMVPFSAFTDIEWTTGAPSLAHYNGNSAVDIQGGTQPGFASGQAMNQLVDMVDQTPGGFTVAWTDMSLQQVISGNEVTYLYMISVLFVFLCLAALYESWSIPFAVILAVPVGILGAVLAANLRGMENDIYFKVGMLTTMGLAAKNAILIVEFAREQSEKGDSLYDATLHAARMRLRPIIMTSLAFILGVTPLVLATGAGSAAQNAIGTAVFGGMLAATTLGIFFVPSFFVAVCRIMGIGKKDQKAAEEQQVV; this is encoded by the coding sequence ATGGCTAATTTCTTTATCAACAGACCCGTTTTCGCCTGGGTGATCGCCATTGTGATCATGCTGATCGGCGGGCTTGGCATTTCCCAGCTACCCATTTCGCAATATCCGCAGATCGCGCCGACCACGATTTCGCTCTCCGCCAGCTATCCGGGCGCGAGCGCGAGAACGGTCGAAACCACGGTGACCAACGTCATCGAAGATGGCCTGACCGGCTTCGATGACATGCTCTACCTCACCTCGACGTCATCGCCCGGCCTGTCGCAGATTTCGGTGATCTTCGGGCCCGGCATCGATCCGGAAATCGCGCAGGTCGAGGTTCAGAACAAGCTGCAGCTCGTGCAGCCCCAGCTTCCCGACGTGGTGCGCAATCTCGGCATCACCGTCAGCCGTTCGTCCTCCAGCTTCCTGATGGTTGTCGCGCTGACCGACAGCAGCGGCCAGTATTCCGCCGCCGACCTCGGCAACATCATCGACAGCTCGATCAATGACAGCATTGCGCGCCTTGAAGGCGTCGGCAGCGTTCAGGGCTTCTACACGCCCTATGCCATGCGCGTCTGGCTCGATCCCTACAAGCTCAACCAGTACAATCTGACGGTCGCCGATGTTTCCAACGCCATCCAGGCGCAGAACCAGCAGGTTGCCGTCGGCGATATCGGCGGCAATCCCTCCGTCGAGGGCCAACAGCTCAGTATTACCGCGGTTTCGGCCACCCAGCTCGAAAACGTGACGGAGTTCGAGAACATCATCCTGAAGTCGACCGAGAACGGCGCGACCGTCACGCTCTCGGATGTCGGCAGGGTCGAGCTCGGCCAGCAATACTACCAGTTCTACACCTATTATAACGGCCTGCCCGCAGCGGGCTTCGCGATCGAGCTTGCCAATGGCGCCAATGCGATCGACACCTCGAAAGCGGTGACCGATTTCATGGACTCCATCAAGCCGTCGCTGCCGCAGGGCGTCGATGTGATCTACCCCTACGACACCACGCCCTTCGTCGAACTGTCGATCGAGCAGGTGGTGCACACCCTGTTCGAGGCGATCGTGCTGGTGTTCGTGGTCCTGCTGGTGTTCCTGCAGAACCTGCGCGCGACGCTCATCGCCACGCTAGTCGTGCCCGTCGTGCTGCTCGGCGCCTTCGGCGTGCTCGCCTTTGCCGGCTTCTCGATCAACACGCTCACCATGTTCGCCATGGTGCTGGCGATCGGCCTATTGGTGGATGACGCGATCGTCGTCGTCGAGAACGTCGAGCGAATCATGCATGAGGATGGTCTGCCGCCGAAGGAGGCGACGCAGAAGTCCATGGGCGAGATCCAGGGCGCGCTGATCGGCATCGTCATGGTGCTGACGGCAGTGTTCATTCCGATGGCGTTCATCGGCGGCTCGACCGGCATCATCTACCGTCAGTTCTCGATCACGATCGTGGCGGCGATGATCCTGTCGGTTATGGTGGCGATGATCTTCACCCCGGCGCTGTGCGCGACCCTGCTCAAGCCCGTCGATCCGACCAAGAAGGATCGCGGACTTTCGGGCTATTTCAATCGCGGCTTCGAACGCGTGACCAATGGCTATATCCACGGCGTCGCGCTCATGCTCAGGTGGCTGATCCCGGTTTTCGCGGTTTTCGCCGTCCTGCTTTTCGGGGTCTATCACTATTTCACGCAGCTTCCCGAATCCTTCCTTCCCGATGAGGACCAGGGCTCGCTGTTCGTGATCGTCAATCTCCCGACCGGAGCGACGACGGAGCGAACCGGTGCCGTCACGGAGCAGGTGGGCGCCTATTTCCGCAACCAGGAAAAGGACGCCGTGGAAGCCGTGTTCACGGTTCTGGGCTTCTCCTTCGCCGGTCAGGGCCAGAACTACGCCATGGCCTTCATCGAGCTGAAGCCGTTCGACGACAGAACGGACAAGAACCTGACCGCGGCCGCCGTGGCCCAGCGCGCCAACGGCTATTTCTACATGAATGTGCGTGATGCTCAGGTCTATGTGGTGCAGCCGCCGTCGATCCCCGGCCTCGGCCAGTCCACCGGCTGGACCGGTTATGTCGTCGACAGCGGCAATCAGGGCCAGGAGGCGACGCTTGCGGTTACCAACCGGATCATCCGGCAGATGAATCAGGGCGGCATAGCCGCGCAGGTTCGCACCGATACCCAGCCGGACGAAACCCAGCTCAAGATCGCGATCGACGATCAGAAGGCAGGCGCATATGGCGTGAGCATCGCCGAAGCAACGGGCATGCTGTCGACCATCTACGCCGGCTCGAACATCAACAACTTCACGCTCGACGACAAGGTGAAGAAGGTCTACGTGCAGGGCGATACGCCCTACCGCATGCAACCGGAGGACATCTATCGCTGGTATGCCCGCAATCTCAGCGGTGACATGGTGCCGTTCTCCGCCTTCACCGATATCGAATGGACCACGGGCGCGCCTTCGCTGGCGCATTACAACGGCAACTCCGCCGTTGATATCCAGGGCGGAACCCAGCCGGGCTTTGCCTCCGGACAGGCCATGAACCAGCTCGTCGACATGGTGGATCAGACGCCCGGCGGCTTCACCGTCGCCTGGACCGACATGTCGCTGCAGCAGGTGATCTCCGGCAATGAAGTGACGTATCTCTACATGATCTCGGTGCTGTTCGTGTTCCTCTGCCTTGCCGCGCTTTATGAAAGCTGGAGCATTCCGTTCGCTGTGATCCTCGCGGTTCCGGTCGGGATTCTCGGCGCGGTTCTGGCGGCGAACTTGCGTGGCATGGAGAATGACATCTACTTCAAGGTCGGTATGCTCACCACAATGGGCCTGGCCGCGAAGAACGCCATTCTGATCGTGGAGTTCGCGCGCGAGCAGAGCGAGAAGGGCGATTCGCTTTACGACGCCACCCTTCACGCCGCCCGCATGCGTCTGAGACCAATCATCATGACCTCGCTCGCCTTCATCCTCGGCGTTACGCCGCTGGTGTTGGCGACGGGAGCCGGTTCGGCTGCGCAGAACGCCATCGGCACGGCCGTGTTCGGCGGCATGCTGGCGGCAACCACCCTTGGCATCTTCTTCGTTCCCTCGTTCTTCGTCGCCGTCTGCCGCATCATGGGCATCGGCAAGAAGGACCAGAAAGCGGCAGAAGAGCAACAGGTGGTTTAA
- a CDS encoding efflux RND transporter periplasmic adaptor subunit has protein sequence MLSRKLPIAAFTVLAFALGACSDDGKNQQAGQQPPPPKVGVITMSEQTVPLTTTLPARAVAYQYAEIRPQVTGIITNKAFKDGALVEAGDLLYEIEADTYEASLASAQANLDKANAAVPGAKENYERYQRIVNTGATEIQVTDAKTRYDTALADVSAAKAAVKSAQINLDHTKITAPFGGVLGVSNVSVGNLASPTASTPLVDLNQLDPIYVDMYESAGQVLSATGKYSDFKSESDLSKVKVNVQLDDGSTYDVTGNLDVSARTVDQSTGTVNLRAIFDNPDHVLLPGMFVRATLTVAEEQGYLIPQLAAQIEAGGKVSAMFVTSDNKVETRVFDEVMVSNNSWLVQKNVSDGDRLIVDGFQSLVGGVTDVTPVPAKINDKGVVVDDTSGSSGGSSSGGSSSAAGSTGGNG, from the coding sequence ATGCTGTCGCGCAAGCTTCCGATCGCTGCCTTTACCGTTCTCGCATTCGCGCTCGGCGCTTGCAGTGATGATGGCAAGAACCAACAGGCCGGTCAGCAGCCGCCGCCGCCGAAGGTTGGCGTTATCACGATGTCGGAGCAGACGGTGCCGCTGACCACGACACTGCCGGCGCGGGCGGTTGCCTATCAATATGCCGAGATTCGCCCGCAGGTGACCGGCATCATCACCAACAAGGCCTTCAAGGACGGCGCCCTGGTGGAAGCCGGCGACCTGCTCTACGAGATCGAGGCGGATACCTACGAGGCTTCTCTTGCTTCCGCGCAGGCCAATCTCGACAAGGCCAATGCGGCCGTTCCGGGCGCCAAGGAAAACTACGAGCGCTATCAGCGGATCGTGAACACCGGCGCCACCGAGATTCAGGTGACCGATGCCAAGACCCGTTACGACACCGCGCTCGCGGATGTCAGCGCGGCCAAGGCGGCTGTGAAGTCGGCGCAGATCAACCTCGATCACACAAAGATTACCGCGCCGTTCGGTGGCGTTCTCGGCGTGTCCAACGTTTCGGTCGGCAACCTTGCGTCCCCGACCGCGTCGACCCCGCTGGTTGATCTCAACCAGCTCGATCCGATCTATGTCGACATGTACGAATCAGCCGGGCAGGTGCTTTCGGCCACCGGCAAATATTCCGATTTCAAATCGGAAAGCGACCTGTCCAAGGTCAAGGTCAATGTCCAGCTCGACGACGGCAGCACCTATGACGTGACCGGCAATCTCGATGTCTCGGCCCGCACGGTCGACCAGTCGACCGGCACGGTGAACCTGCGCGCCATCTTTGACAATCCCGACCATGTCCTGCTGCCCGGCATGTTCGTGCGCGCCACGCTGACGGTTGCCGAGGAGCAGGGCTACCTCATCCCGCAGCTCGCCGCCCAGATCGAGGCCGGCGGCAAGGTTTCGGCGATGTTCGTGACCTCCGATAACAAGGTCGAGACGCGGGTCTTCGACGAGGTGATGGTCTCCAACAATTCCTGGCTGGTGCAGAAGAACGTCTCGGACGGCGACCGTCTGATCGTCGACGGCTTCCAGTCGCTCGTGGGCGGGGTGACCGACGTCACGCCGGTGCCGGCGAAAATCAATGATAAGGGCGTCGTCGTCGATGACACGTCGGGTTCTTCCGGCGGCTCTTCGAGCGGTGGTTCATCAAGCGCTGCAGGATCAACAGGCGGAAATGGCTGA
- a CDS encoding TetR/AcrR family transcriptional regulator, translated as MRRPRRSGAETREAILATAERLFRARGFAAVSIADIAAELDMSPANVFKHFKSKLTLGRAIAYRHGRRLAERCSIEDSSGTPDQKLKLFLSRLAREHVCDKLENQYLFEMIPLVLEDPAKGGRIYRRLVEDKLCALIAEAMEDGIYRPGDPARDAGVIVDMLASVLHPKMLHCVDPEALSDKTALIIDLIDSGLKYRVAK; from the coding sequence ATGCGAAGGCCACGGCGAAGCGGCGCGGAAACACGGGAAGCGATCCTTGCGACCGCCGAGCGTTTGTTCCGCGCGCGCGGTTTTGCCGCCGTGTCGATCGCCGATATCGCCGCCGAACTCGATATGTCGCCGGCCAATGTATTCAAGCACTTCAAGAGCAAGCTGACGCTTGGCCGGGCGATTGCCTATCGCCACGGCCGCAGGCTTGCCGAGCGCTGCAGCATCGAGGATTCATCGGGAACGCCCGACCAGAAGCTGAAGCTTTTCCTCTCACGGCTCGCGCGCGAACACGTCTGCGACAAGCTGGAGAATCAGTATCTTTTCGAAATGATCCCGCTGGTGCTCGAGGATCCCGCCAAGGGCGGCAGAATCTATCGCCGGCTCGTCGAGGACAAGCTCTGCGCCCTGATCGCCGAAGCCATGGAGGACGGAATATATCGCCCGGGCGATCCGGCGCGCGATGCCGGGGTGATCGTCGACATGCTGGCAAGCGTGCTCCACCCGAAGATGTTGCATTGCGTTGATCCCGAAGCGCTTTCGGACAAGACGGCGCTGATCATCGACCTGATCGACAGCGGACTGAAATACCGAGTTGCAAAGTGA
- a CDS encoding phosphoribosylaminoimidazolesuccinocarboxamide synthase: MRVLDEAFFPELPNYYRGKVRENYDLPDGRRIIITTDRTSAFDRVLASIPHKGAILTQIARFWFEETADIAANHVVAYPDPNVVVGKRLDILPVEIIVRGYLAGTTDTSILTRYKRGERKIYGITFPDGMRDNEALPAPIITPTSKAFDGGHDEPLTPEEIVVKGLLTQAEWDEVSATALKLFARGQEIAAKRGLILADTKYEFGKDADGNILLADEIHTPDSSRYWMAESYGRRFSAGERPESFDKDFIRSWVVARCDPYKDPIPEIPEDVVLAASDVYGRAFEMITGKPFVADESGDSVKARIRANLQAYYPDGDWG, translated from the coding sequence TTGCGCGTTCTCGATGAAGCCTTTTTTCCGGAATTGCCGAATTACTATCGCGGCAAAGTCAGGGAAAACTACGATCTGCCGGATGGCCGGCGGATCATCATCACCACCGACCGCACCAGCGCGTTCGACCGGGTGCTGGCTTCGATACCGCACAAGGGCGCGATCCTGACCCAGATCGCCCGGTTCTGGTTCGAGGAAACCGCCGATATCGCCGCCAATCACGTCGTCGCCTATCCCGATCCGAACGTGGTGGTGGGCAAGCGGCTTGATATCCTGCCGGTCGAAATCATCGTACGCGGCTATCTCGCCGGCACCACCGATACCTCGATCCTGACCCGCTACAAGCGCGGTGAGCGCAAGATCTACGGCATCACCTTTCCCGATGGCATGCGCGACAATGAAGCGCTGCCCGCGCCGATCATCACGCCCACCAGCAAGGCGTTCGATGGCGGCCATGATGAGCCACTGACGCCGGAAGAGATCGTAGTGAAGGGGCTTTTGACACAGGCCGAGTGGGATGAAGTCTCCGCTACGGCGCTGAAGCTTTTTGCGCGCGGGCAGGAAATCGCCGCGAAGCGGGGGCTGATCCTCGCCGACACCAAATACGAATTCGGCAAGGACGCCGACGGCAATATCCTGCTTGCCGATGAAATCCATACGCCTGATTCGAGCCGCTACTGGATGGCGGAAAGCTATGGGCGGCGGTTTTCGGCGGGCGAACGGCCGGAAAGTTTCGACAAGGACTTCATCCGCTCCTGGGTGGTGGCGCGCTGCGACCCCTACAAGGACCCGATTCCGGAGATTCCCGAAGATGTCGTGCTGGCGGCCTCGGACGTCTATGGTCGGGCATTCGAGATGATCACCGGCAAGCCGTTTGTCGCCGATGAAAGCGGCGACAGCGTGAAGGCGCGGATCCGCGCCAATCTGCAGGCCTATTATCCCGACGGGGACTGGGGCTGA
- a CDS encoding LysE family translocator: protein MDFIPSLPVLLAFSAATLLLALTPGPDMTLSISKALKEGRAAGLMVLVGTNLGICVHTILVAFGVSALIIASPTAFFILKSGGAAYLLWIAVMAIRKGNNFVLEAEARPERKRGSLKAAMANGFWVNLLNPKVIIFFMTFLPQFVTPSDPNVTGKLLFLGFTFIAVALLPTIAIVLAAHRLSGWLMAHKRVLRAIDCLFAGVFSLFAVKILLTQAR from the coding sequence ATGGATTTCATCCCGTCGCTTCCCGTTCTCCTCGCCTTTTCCGCCGCAACGCTGCTTCTGGCGCTCACCCCCGGTCCCGACATGACACTGTCGATCAGCAAGGCGTTGAAGGAGGGGCGGGCCGCCGGGCTGATGGTGCTTGTCGGCACCAATCTCGGCATCTGCGTCCACACGATCCTGGTCGCCTTCGGCGTCTCCGCCCTGATCATCGCTTCTCCCACCGCCTTCTTCATCCTGAAGAGCGGGGGTGCGGCCTATCTGCTCTGGATCGCGGTGATGGCGATCCGCAAGGGCAATAATTTCGTGCTGGAGGCGGAGGCAAGGCCGGAGCGCAAGCGCGGCTCGCTGAAGGCGGCGATGGCGAACGGCTTCTGGGTCAACCTGCTGAACCCCAAGGTCATCATCTTCTTCATGACCTTCCTGCCGCAATTCGTGACGCCGAGCGATCCGAACGTCACCGGCAAGCTGCTCTTCCTCGGCTTCACCTTCATCGCCGTCGCACTTCTGCCAACAATCGCGATCGTCCTCGCCGCCCACCGGCTTTCCGGCTGGCTGATGGCGCACAAACGCGTGCTGCGCGCCATCGACTGCCTGTTCGCCGGCGTGTTCTCGCTGTTCGCGGTGAAAATATTGCTGACGCAGGCGCGGTGA
- the rlmN gene encoding 23S rRNA (adenine(2503)-C(2))-methyltransferase RlmN, translating to MSVAEIDLEAQRARSRPAASSVQSKTTLIGLSKPELGEALASIGVADKQIKMRVSQIWNWLYVRGVSDFAEMTNVAKDLRAKMAEAFDIARPEIVTEQISTDGTRKWLIRFPSHGAGKPVEIETVYIPEEDRGTLCISSQVGCTLTCSFCHTGTQRLVRNLRPEEILGQLLVARDALGDFPNRDAPNGAFIPESDRKVTNIVMMGMGEPLYNFEAVKKALLIASAEDGLSLSKRRITLSTSGVVPEIYRTGDEIGCMLAISLHAVRDDLRDLLVPINKKYPLEELIKACREYPGLSNAKRITFEYVMLKDVNDSLADARDLVKLLKGVPAKINLIPFNPWPGSNYQCSDWETIERFADFINQAGYASPIRTPRGRDILAACGQLKSESERMRKTERLAYEAMMIANHGD from the coding sequence ATGTCCGTAGCCGAAATCGATCTTGAAGCCCAGCGCGCCCGGTCCCGTCCGGCCGCCTCTTCAGTGCAGAGCAAGACCACGCTGATCGGCCTTTCCAAGCCGGAGCTTGGCGAGGCGCTGGCCTCGATCGGGGTTGCCGACAAGCAGATCAAGATGCGCGTCAGCCAGATCTGGAACTGGCTCTATGTACGCGGCGTCTCGGATTTTGCCGAGATGACCAATGTCGCCAAGGATTTGCGGGCGAAGATGGCCGAGGCCTTCGATATCGCCCGCCCGGAAATCGTCACCGAGCAGATTTCGACCGACGGCACCCGCAAATGGCTGATCCGCTTCCCCTCGCACGGCGCCGGCAAGCCGGTCGAGATCGAGACCGTTTATATTCCGGAGGAAGATCGCGGCACGCTGTGCATCTCCAGCCAGGTCGGCTGCACGCTCACCTGCTCCTTCTGTCACACCGGCACGCAGCGGTTGGTGCGCAATTTGCGACCCGAGGAAATTCTCGGCCAGTTGCTGGTCGCCCGCGACGCGCTCGGCGATTTTCCGAACCGCGATGCGCCGAACGGCGCCTTCATCCCGGAATCCGACCGCAAGGTCACCAATATCGTGATGATGGGCATGGGCGAGCCGCTCTATAATTTCGAGGCGGTGAAGAAGGCGCTGCTGATCGCGTCTGCCGAAGACGGCCTGTCGCTGTCGAAGCGCCGCATCACGCTCTCGACCTCCGGCGTGGTGCCGGAAATCTACCGCACCGGCGACGAGATCGGCTGCATGCTGGCGATCTCGCTGCATGCGGTGCGCGACGATCTGCGCGACCTGCTGGTGCCGATCAACAAGAAGTATCCGCTGGAAGAGCTGATCAAGGCCTGTCGCGAGTATCCGGGCCTGTCCAACGCCAAGCGCATCACCTTCGAATATGTGATGCTGAAGGACGTCAATGACAGCCTTGCCGATGCCCGCGACCTGGTGAAGCTCCTGAAGGGCGTGCCGGCCAAGATCAACCTGATCCCGTTCAACCCGTGGCCGGGCTCGAACTACCAGTGTTCCGACTGGGAAACGATCGAGCGCTTCGCCGATTTCATCAACCAGGCCGGTTACGCCTCCCCGATCCGCACCCCGCGCGGCCGCGACATCCTCGCCGCCTGCGGCCAACTCAAGTCGGAATCGGAGCGCATGCGCAAGACCGAACGGCTTGCCTATGAGGCGATGATGATCGCCAACCACGGGGATTGA
- a CDS encoding glucan biosynthesis protein translates to MTTMRSVSPSLLSLFVVPLFLLPATASAFEPELGPAKPFSFETLSEDAKALSEKPFEPYPVETPELFDKIDYDAHWKIRFRADHTVEVGDAPVQFFHQGRYFKEPVTINLVTDGEAREVVYSADYFDMPEDSPAKAVEDVAGWAGFRVMRPDMKTDWISFLGASYFRTDGPDKQYGLSARALAVDTGLSTAEEFPRFTAFYLEEDEDADEGIVIYALLDSKSVAGAYRIEAENTDGEGQVLHIQSRLFFRDAVERLGIAPLTSMYWYSETHRNMAFDWRPEVHDSDGLEIVTGSGEQIWRPLNNPNRVVTSSFYDDNPQGFGLIQRDRDFDHYLDDGVFYNRRASAWITPEGDWGKGMVQLVELPSDDEIYDNIVAYWLPEDLPEAGDERDFAYTLTWAKRGPENDALAETEASRIGRGGVPGQPRPDDQIKVVVEFSGDAVSGLTMEDGVEPQVSVGAGAELLDAFAMPIVGTDDWRLTYDLKFDEGADTVDVRAYLSKDGAPLTETWLGQFHTGQFE, encoded by the coding sequence ATGACGACGATGCGTTCTGTTTCGCCCTCTCTTCTCAGCCTGTTCGTTGTTCCCCTGTTTCTGCTGCCGGCAACGGCTTCCGCCTTCGAACCGGAACTCGGCCCGGCAAAGCCGTTCTCGTTTGAAACGCTTTCCGAGGATGCAAAGGCCCTTTCCGAAAAGCCGTTCGAGCCTTATCCGGTTGAAACGCCGGAACTGTTCGACAAGATCGACTACGACGCCCACTGGAAGATCAGGTTCCGCGCCGATCACACCGTGGAGGTCGGCGACGCGCCGGTGCAGTTCTTCCATCAGGGTCGCTATTTCAAGGAACCGGTCACGATCAATCTGGTGACGGATGGCGAAGCCCGCGAAGTTGTGTACAGCGCCGACTATTTCGACATGCCGGAGGACAGCCCCGCCAAGGCCGTCGAGGATGTCGCGGGCTGGGCCGGGTTCCGGGTGATGCGGCCGGATATGAAGACCGACTGGATTTCGTTTCTCGGGGCCTCCTATTTCCGCACCGACGGTCCCGACAAGCAGTACGGCCTTTCGGCGCGCGCGCTGGCGGTCGATACCGGGCTTTCGACGGCGGAGGAATTTCCGCGCTTCACCGCCTTCTATCTGGAGGAAGACGAGGATGCCGATGAGGGCATCGTCATCTACGCGCTGCTGGACAGCAAGAGCGTCGCCGGCGCCTACCGGATCGAGGCGGAAAACACCGATGGCGAGGGCCAGGTGCTCCATATCCAGAGCCGGCTGTTCTTCCGCGATGCGGTGGAGCGTCTCGGCATCGCGCCGCTGACCTCGATGTACTGGTATTCCGAGACCCATCGCAACATGGCCTTCGACTGGCGTCCGGAAGTCCATGACAGCGATGGTCTGGAAATCGTCACAGGCAGCGGCGAGCAGATCTGGCGGCCGCTCAACAATCCAAACCGGGTGGTGACCTCGAGCTTCTATGACGACAATCCGCAGGGCTTCGGCCTGATCCAGCGCGACCGCGATTTCGACCACTATCTCGATGACGGCGTGTTCTACAATCGCCGCGCTTCCGCCTGGATCACGCCGGAGGGCGACTGGGGCAAGGGCATGGTGCAGCTCGTGGAACTGCCGTCCGATGACGAAATCTACGACAATATCGTGGCCTACTGGCTGCCCGAGGACCTGCCCGAGGCGGGCGACGAACGCGATTTCGCCTATACGCTGACCTGGGCCAAGCGCGGGCCTGAAAACGATGCGCTGGCCGAGACCGAGGCGAGCCGGATCGGGCGCGGCGGCGTGCCCGGTCAGCCGCGGCCGGACGACCAGATCAAGGTCGTGGTCGAGTTCTCTGGCGATGCCGTCTCTGGCCTGACGATGGAAGATGGCGTCGAGCCGCAGGTCTCGGTGGGCGCCGGCGCGGAGCTGCTTGATGCCTTCGCCATGCCGATCGTCGGCACCGACGACTGGCGGCTGACCTATGACCTGAAGTTCGATGAGGGCGCCGATACCGTCGATGTCCGCGCCTATCTTTCGAAGGATGGTGCGCCGCTGACGGAAACCTGGCTCGGCCAGTTTCACACGGGCCAGTTCGAATAA
- the trxA gene encoding thioredoxin codes for MTTVKVTTANFKQEVLESSEPVVVDFWAEWCGPCRMIGPSLEEIAEEMNGKVKIAKVNVDDNPDLAVQYGVRSIPMLAMFKGGELADVKVGAAPKTALSSWISGVVG; via the coding sequence ATGACGACAGTCAAGGTCACTACAGCCAATTTCAAGCAGGAAGTGCTTGAATCTTCAGAACCCGTCGTGGTCGATTTCTGGGCCGAATGGTGCGGCCCGTGCCGGATGATCGGCCCGAGCCTGGAGGAAATCGCCGAGGAAATGAACGGCAAGGTCAAGATCGCCAAGGTCAATGTCGATGACAATCCGGATCTGGCGGTCCAATACGGGGTCCGTTCGATCCCGATGCTGGCCATGTTCAAGGGCGGCGAACTTGCCGACGTGAAGGTCGGCGCCGCGCCGAAAACCGCGCTTTCGAGCTGGATTTCCGGCGTCGTAGGCTGA